tcatatatattttattaaaaaaaaaaaagacagaagagaggaaaataagaaCAGGTGTCATCTAAAAGTGGTGAAAGATTAAGCAAGAAGCAGCTCCAGAGACAGCCAGACCCATGCAGAGTCTCCAGCATTTGGTAACTTTTCTACAAGCAAACAACTGCAAAAGGAGATTATCCACCACCAATTTCAGCAGTATAACATTTACCCACTTCTTACAGATACCAAACAGGTGAGTAATTTACCACTGCACCACTGCACCTCTCTTCAGTCACCGAGTAGCCACTTAGATGAGTAGAAATTGTCCAGCTCTTATTTCAGGAAagtctttttcatttccttcacaTAGAGTTCTACCACATTAATGACATGGAGCTTAGATGACATGAAAAGTGGAACTCttccaaaatacatttcagttcCTGTCAGAAAGTATTGCGTGCTTTTGTGCAGGAaattataaaatagaaaataaacatgtaaATATACCATTTCAACACATCCTCTACATCAAAGCAGACCTGATggttttaatttcagctttttgaGGTTTTGCTTTATAAGttgctgaatttattttgtaGCTCCTGTTTAtgaaaagagctttaaaagagttataaattacatttatcaaatgaagaaaaactacAGCTATAAAGTTctcagaaaaaaggaaataatgtgaACCATGTATGTGCACTTGTGcgaggacacacacacacacaaacttatgtatttttaagttaGTGACTGCTGAACCACAGACCACATGCAGAAGAGTAGAAACCACCCATAACCAGATGTGCCACTGTAAAACCCATATTTTAGGATATATTCTATGAAATCCTCAGTATACAGGAAGACATAAGTTCCCACACTATTAATATCAGTGATACGGATTCCTAGAAAGACTGACTACCTTCACACACCTAAAAATAATCCAAGTTCCAACTGGGAGGTACAGCCTTTGGGAAGTAGAGAGGAGGTTTAACGGAGTTAAAGCACAGGATTTTGAGAACCATCCAGCTTAACCCAGACATGAGAACAGCAGCAAGACGTCACTTCAAACCTTCTGAGAAccaaagagctgcagaaggaattCCACCCTTTCCCACGGAGTTAATACATGAGCACTGCACCTCGGCTGAGCCCATCAGAGCATGGCTTGTAGGGCCATGCAGAGCCACCCTTTGTTTCACCGGGAAACACTTGCCTCGGGACAAGCTTGAATTTTCCTGTGGCAGCAAAGTGTAGCACTGGGCTAGTGAAGCAAAATGCTTCAGTTCTCTGCTCTATCCACAGCTGAATAGGAAATCCTAATCCAAAGGTTTCCTTCAAGctataaaaacaaagcaaagctgttTACAGGGAATGGAGAAATAGTCATTTCCAAAGTCCCTATCCAGCTGCAAATAGAGAATATAAGACCAGATAGCATTTTTACCTCAGAATATCACTCACTGATCTAGTAGAGCAAAGTTTGTTGATATTCAGGGTTGCAAACCCATCTGTTTACTCAGGCTTTTGTCTGTCAGCATAGTTTGAAGAGGTCACTTTGAgagatcaattttttttcctgggggtTTCTTCAGAGCTACCACAATTTGTTATTGCGTCTCTTTAGAGGCTTTAATTTGTGGTTTTCAAGATTGCATAACTGCACAGAGAGGTGGTGAGAGGCCCACATGAATAGTTCAAAATAAGTTTGACAATATAGTAAATATCTACTCAGTAATTTTCCCTGGACTGAGCATCGTGGAATGCCAAAGAAGTTATTAATCAGGCTAGTGGATGAACGTGGCTTTATGAGGGCTGGAGCATACGTTTCCCCTCAGATGTTCAAATGCTGAATTACCTTGCTGCTGACTCCAAGTAAAGATGACACATCAGGGCATTACAAACCAGCCATCTGATTAGATTGCTCTAAAACAGCCTATTCAGAAccagataaagaaaaaatataaaatgagattttaattcTGCCTTTTATTTAGGGTTCTTGTAATAAGTTACATAAAAAGTAAGCAAGCTGCCTAGCCTCCCATGAGGAGGCTCagcattcattttttcatttcacagaagATAGATGGGAGGTACAGACATGCACAGTCACTTTTGGAGCACAAACTGTGCCTGGAAGAATTGCAGGTCCTCGGGGTCTTTGGGAATCTGCAGCCAGAGACCTGGCATTGGCCACAGGCAGAAACAGGGCACTCAGGACCCACAGGCACATTGTGTTGCATGTCCCAAAGTGAGTGTGACAGGCACCTGGGTgagtggcagctgcagcagtagCTCAGGGTTGCATGAGCCACATTTGCATAGCAGAGGGCAGTGTTCAGCGTTTTGGACAAGTAAAGTCCCTTTCTGAGGAAGCTGGTGGGAAAATGAAGTCCGTGCTGCAAGCTGGGAGCCCTGCAACAATGGACTGGCAAAGTTCTGAGCAGAGACACCAAATTACATCTAAGTTCTGTACTTCTGGGACAGGTCTCCATTTAGTTCAGCAGGAAGGAATTTGCAGGCCATAAATTCCTCCTGATGGGCAAAGACTGAAGGTGGCCAGTCAGTGTTCAGCACTGCATAGTGAGCACTCGGCTACTACTACACAACCCACCCAACCCTCAACGACTCACGTGTCCACTCTCTGGACAGCACACAGGTCTACCTGGCCATGCCCGTGAGGTGACACTTCAGCCCTCAGTTTAAGGATTTTGCCAGGCCTAGTCCCGTGAGAAGCTTGTGTTTGTATATCACTCGACAGGTGCAGAGAAGTACTGCTGGCTCCTCCTGGGACGCTGTAAAGGAGTGTCTGCCCTGACTCGCTGCTCTCGGGGATGCAGCAGGACCCCAGAGAGCAGCGGGACACCGCAGACGCAGCGCTCTCCTCCTGTCGCCTCCGCCGTCCCCTCTGCCCACCCATTGTAGCGCTTCCCGCAGCAccggccccgcagcgccgcgATGCAGCCCCGTACTCGCAAGTGCCGAGGGGCGGGTGGCGGAGCCGGGGCAGGTGGCGGGGCCCGGGCAggtggcggggccggggccgggcgcggaCGCCCCGGCCGGGGCTGAGGGgccccgcgctcccgccgccgccgcggcttCTCGGCCAACAGCTCCCTCTGGCGGCCGCCCGCGCCCCTCCTCCGCCCGGGGCAGCGCCCACCGGCCCGCGCCCACCTGGTGCCcccccgcgccggggccgccgccgccgccggggcccggcccgcccAGCGCGGGCCCGGGGGAAaagcggggccggggcagcgcccgccgcccgtcccgccgccgccgcaggaGGATGTGGCCGCGGGTTCGAGACCCGGGTGCTCCCGCGGCGCCGGGGCGTGCGGTGGGGCGGAGGCTGTGCTCAGGAGGCGACCGGGCTgccggggcggggaggggaggaaggcgCGGGAAGGGACGCGGCGATGGCggcctgtccctgtcacctgcaGGCGCTGCCGGGACGGCCCCGGCCCGTGCCCGCACAGCCCGTggggagccgggccgggggcgggctGTGCCTGTTGCATTGTCCTTGGCGGGGCTGTCTGTGAGCGCCCGCCGCTATCGGAGGCCGGAGACCCCGGCGGTGCCCTGCGTCGTACTCTCTGGCCCGCCTGATAGCGGCTGCACCCTGCTCCGTTGCACGTCCCTTGCGGCTCCCGCCGGGGCTCTCTCCCCTTTTGTCTGTGTATTTTTAGGTCATTAGAGTGGAGGGGTAGGTAATCCCCAGGCTCAAGTTCCAGAGGGGCGGGTTCTGGACGGAGGTGGAGTCACTTTTCATTTAAATCCCTGACTATAAAATGGGCTTAAAGAGAAGCGGgatctcagctgtgctgcacagaccCCGGCACGCAGGGTGCGTGGGGGCCCCCCGGCAGCCAGCGCCCTGCAGCACAAGCCGCTGCGATGCTCCACTCCGTCGGCGTTCACACCTTGCAGCTGCTCACCCAGGCGGCCGCCTGCATCCTCCTATTTCCCCGCTTCCTGCTCACCGCCGTGATGCTCTGGCTCCTGGATTTTCTGTGTATTAGGAAGAAGATGCTGACGATGCCCACGGCGGAGGAGGCGGCCAGCGCCAGCGAGGAGCCGCCCCCCGACGACCCCCCGGTCTGCGTGTCCGACTCCAACCGCATGTTCACGCTGGAGTCGCTGAAAGCCGTGTGGCACGGGCAGAAGTTGGACTTCTTCAAGTCGGCGCACGTGGGTTCCTTGGCCCCTAACCCCGAGGTGATCCAGCTGGACGGGCAGAAGAGGCTCCGCATCCTGGACTTCGCCCGCGGCAAGAGACCCCTCATCCTCAACTTCGGCAGCTGCACCTGACCCCCGTTCATGGCCCGCCTGCGGTCCTTCCAGCGCCTGGCCGCGCACTTCGTGGACATTGCCGACTTCCTGCTGGTGTACATTGAAGAAGCACACCCCTCCGACGGCTGGGTCAGCTCGGATGCAGCCTACAACATCCCCAAGCACCAGTGCCTCCAGGACAGGCTGCGGGCAGCTCAGCTGATGAGGGAAGGGGCGCCCGATTGCCCCCTGGCCGTGGACACCATGGACAATGCTTCCAGCGCCGCCTACGGTGCCTACTTCGAGAGGCTCTACATCATCCAGGAGGAGAAGGTGATGTACCAGGGAGGCAGAGGACCAGAGGGCTACAAGATCTCGGAGCTGAGGAGCTGGCTAGACCAGTACAAAACCCGGCTCCAGAGCCCCAGCACGGTGGTCATCCAAGTGTAAAAAGGACCTGGCAAGAAGCGCAGGGGTGGAGAGGCGAGGGAGGGCGAGAGGagaggtggggagggagaaggcaCTGCGTCGCGGATGGCAGGAGCTGTCTTCCCGTGGGGACACTCGAAGGAGGCTGCTGTGCGAGCTTTCGAGCAAGACGTGCCATAGTCCTTTCTCTATTCAAATCATGTTGATTTGCCAGCCACGCTCTGTCAATACTGTATTTCCATGTGCGTTTTGTAAataactctttctttttttctttttttttcttttttttttttcttttttgcgTTTACTATTTTTTAAGGAGGCTCTCTTCCTACGGGATCTGTTCCCGGCTGCGTGTGTGCGCGGGTGTGTGTCTGAAAAGTTGTGTACAAGTGCTCCGTGCTGCCTAGCAAGTGCTAACTGGGATTTCTAGTATTTCTTTGTGATGACCGATTTTGAAATGGGTTTCTCTAATGCCAGGAAATCGCGTCTGATGTTGTCAAATACTAGAACTGCCAATAGCCAGAGCTGGACGGAATGTCCTATTTATGTGGGGGGGGGGTTTTGTAAGACGTTCgttcaccttccttttttttatgaattttttaaaataataaaggttGAGTAACTACACGTCTGAGGCTGACTGCCTTTCTCTATCTTCAGACCGCTACGGTCACTTTCCCTTTTGCCCACCTCGCAACACTCCCCCCCTCCCCGCAGCCGAGGAGCAGCAGGCGGGAGAGGATGCGCTGCCGGGGGCTGGGGGCGGCGAGCTCAGGCTCGGCAGCGGCAGGAGCGCGCACCGCCCGCGACCCGGAGGAAAAGGAGAGTACTAGGTGTCCCCACGGGGAAATCCAAACCTCCGGGACTCCTGGGGGAGGAGACCGATCAGGGGGACCGCGTGCTCCCTCAGTGACCCCGGCGAGCCGGCCCCGGATTGAGCCCTGAGCCCTGGAGGGCGAAGGTGCAGGGCTAACCGGCGCCGTGCAGGCAAGTGAGTCCAGACCGaaaacacaggctggggaaagCTGTCCTGGGCGGGAGAGCTGTCCCGCCAAGGACACCTCGTCTCGGGCACGCAGGCTGTGCCGGACCGGAGCCCGGACGGGGACAAAGCGAACCGCACCTGCGGCGAAGCGCGGCTGAGAGGCTCGGGCAGGAGGGCAGCGCCCAGCCCGGCTGTGCGAGGCTCAGCCCCACCTCCGGGGGCCGGCAGCTACGCTGGAAAGGGTGCGGGGTGCCGAACCTTGCTCCCTTGGATCCCGACAGGTGAGACAGGGCGTGGAAAGCATCCCGCAACCTCCGCAGGAGCCGTACAAAGCTGCCCAGAGACAGTGGGTCTTTAAGGACCACCCGTGGCGCCTCTGAACGCCTCCACGTCCTTGACAGCAGGGGGACGAGGCGCCCGAGCTGTTAAGCCCCTAAGTTTTGGAGAGGGATGCACGGCCCGAAGGCAGGGCAAGCCGCAGACGCCGCTATCCGCTAAGGGCATTATAGCCCCTGCCTTGACAATGCTCCTCTGGACCCGCAGTGTTCCAGTCTTTCAACATTCACGGTTTAGGCTCGCACGCGTAACTGCTCCCGCCTCTCCCCGCAAC
This region of Motacilla alba alba isolate MOTALB_02 chromosome 5, Motacilla_alba_V1.0_pri, whole genome shotgun sequence genomic DNA includes:
- the DIO3 gene encoding thyroxine 5-deiodinase; protein product: MLHSVGVHTLQLLTQAAACILLFPRFLLTAVMLWLLDFLCIRKKMLTMPTAEEAASASEEPPPDDPPVCVSDSNRMFTLESLKAVWHGQKLDFFKSAHVGSLAPNPEVIQLDGQKRLRILDFARGKRPLILNFGSCTUPPFMARLRSFQRLAAHFVDIADFLLVYIEEAHPSDGWVSSDAAYNIPKHQCLQDRLRAAQLMREGAPDCPLAVDTMDNASSAAYGAYFERLYIIQEEKVMYQGGRGPEGYKISELRSWLDQYKTRLQSPSTVVIQV